One Photobacterium sp. TY1-4 genomic window carries:
- a CDS encoding TRAP transporter permease: MSTTTEQELQQFELPTRTDFPWLTTTITVIGVFLSALHIWFNTLATLPELWVSATHFAGFAIICALWYPAHRSLKQSKLALGGDLLIALAALACLIYIPLAEDALYARGVKFVASDWFFSLLSIAIVLELIRRTIGWFIPVLIILCLSYVVLWGQWVSGIFHFPGLSMETLLYRSFFSSEGMFGSISRISWSFVFMFILFGAFLVRSGVGDYIIDVSRAAAGKIIGGPGFIAVIGSGLMGSVSGSSVANTVSTGVITIPLMRKAGFPARFAAGVEAAASTGGQLMPPVMGAGAFIMASYTQVPYVSIVAVSVVPALIYFLSVAFFVRIEAKRSGVHQVTTSTEPLLKVLLSGWHNLIPLAVLVYLLVSGFTPTYAAGISIISVIVASWLSPNKMGLTAIIEAMAQGARNMATTAVLLIGIGLVINVISTTGIGNTFSLMINDWAGGSLLVMLLLIALASLILGMGLPVTAAYIVLGTLSAPALYQLMAESQLIEMMVNGQLPEQARAIFMLAAPDQLAALTQPMPAAQAQALLAMVPADFMGTLLEQGLGMEKVALALLAAHLIIFWLSQDSNVTPPVCLTAFAAATIARTPAMRTGLTAWKIAKGLYLVPLLIAYTSLVSWDWVSVLSVGIFAVFGTYALIAAIEGYLEGTLNWLLRIALIAIGLALVWPEIPLVIRLAATAAFIALFVFTGRQARQEAITAAPSSPTSSTTSSSTSSS; the protein is encoded by the coding sequence ATGAGCACGACCACAGAACAAGAACTCCAGCAGTTTGAACTGCCGACCCGAACTGATTTTCCCTGGCTGACCACGACAATCACGGTCATCGGGGTATTCCTTTCCGCCCTGCATATCTGGTTCAACACCCTGGCCACCCTGCCCGAGCTCTGGGTCTCGGCCACCCACTTCGCCGGTTTTGCGATTATCTGCGCCCTCTGGTACCCCGCCCATCGCAGCCTGAAACAAAGCAAGCTGGCCCTGGGCGGTGATCTCCTCATCGCTCTGGCAGCGTTGGCCTGCCTGATTTATATTCCGCTGGCGGAAGATGCCCTCTATGCACGCGGCGTGAAGTTTGTCGCCAGCGACTGGTTCTTCTCTCTGCTATCCATCGCCATAGTCCTGGAGCTGATCCGCCGCACCATCGGCTGGTTTATTCCGGTCCTGATTATCCTGTGTCTGAGTTACGTGGTGTTGTGGGGCCAGTGGGTCTCCGGGATTTTCCACTTTCCGGGCCTGAGCATGGAAACCTTGCTCTATCGCAGCTTCTTCAGCTCGGAAGGCATGTTCGGCTCAATCTCGCGGATCAGCTGGAGCTTTGTCTTCATGTTCATCCTGTTCGGGGCCTTTCTGGTACGCTCGGGCGTCGGGGATTACATCATTGATGTCTCCCGTGCCGCGGCCGGAAAAATCATCGGCGGTCCTGGCTTTATTGCGGTGATCGGCTCCGGCCTGATGGGCTCAGTCTCCGGCTCCAGTGTCGCCAATACGGTTTCAACCGGGGTGATCACCATTCCGTTGATGCGCAAAGCCGGATTCCCGGCCCGCTTTGCTGCCGGGGTCGAAGCCGCAGCCTCCACCGGCGGTCAGTTAATGCCTCCGGTGATGGGCGCAGGCGCCTTTATCATGGCCTCCTACACCCAGGTGCCGTATGTCAGCATCGTTGCGGTTTCTGTCGTTCCGGCGCTGATTTACTTCCTTTCCGTCGCCTTCTTCGTGCGCATTGAAGCCAAGCGCAGCGGCGTTCACCAAGTCACGACCTCAACCGAGCCGCTGCTCAAAGTGCTGCTCTCGGGCTGGCATAACCTGATCCCGCTGGCGGTATTGGTCTACCTGTTGGTGAGTGGCTTTACCCCGACTTATGCCGCCGGGATTTCCATCATCTCCGTGATTGTCGCGTCCTGGCTCTCGCCAAACAAAATGGGGCTGACCGCGATCATTGAAGCCATGGCTCAGGGCGCCCGGAATATGGCCACCACAGCCGTGCTGCTGATCGGTATCGGACTGGTGATCAATGTGATCAGCACCACCGGGATCGGCAACACCTTCTCCCTGATGATCAACGACTGGGCCGGCGGCAGCCTGCTGGTGATGCTGTTACTGATCGCCCTGGCCTCGCTGATCCTGGGCATGGGCCTGCCGGTGACCGCAGCCTATATTGTCCTCGGCACGCTGTCTGCCCCGGCATTGTATCAACTGATGGCAGAGAGTCAGCTGATTGAGATGATGGTCAACGGTCAGTTGCCGGAGCAGGCTCGCGCTATCTTCATGCTGGCCGCACCGGATCAGCTGGCAGCGCTGACGCAACCAATGCCCGCGGCGCAAGCCCAGGCACTGCTCGCCATGGTACCGGCCGATTTTATGGGGACTCTGCTGGAGCAAGGGCTGGGAATGGAAAAAGTCGCGCTGGCGCTGCTGGCCGCCCACCTGATCATCTTCTGGCTCTCACAGGACAGTAACGTGACACCGCCGGTCTGCCTGACCGCATTCGCTGCAGCAACCATTGCCCGGACCCCGGCAATGCGCACCGGCCTGACCGCGTGGAAAATTGCCAAGGGCCTGTATCTGGTGCCGCTGCTGATCGCTTATACCTCGCTGGTCAGCTGGGACTGGGTCTCGGTATTAAGCGTCGGCATTTTTGCCGTCTTCGGCACCTACGCCTTGATCGCGGCTATAGAAGGCTACCTGGAAGGCACGCTAAACTGGCTGTTGCGCATCGCCCTGATCGCCATCGGCCTGGCGCTGGTCTGGCCGGAAATTCCGCTGGTGATCCGCTTGGCCGCGACCGCTGCCTTTATCGCGCTGTTCGTGTTCACGGGACGTCAGGCACGGCAGGAGGCAATAACCGCTGCCCCGTCTTCGCCAACGTCATCAACCACATCGTCTTCAACGTCATCAAGCTAG
- a CDS encoding AraC family transcriptional regulator: MSHLNRLSIRAYTHQTRSHYHEYHQLVLPLHGTIEIKVGAYHGKVSPGDGVTIQAGEQHDFRAREQARFLVADLARLPENLRNTPSAKFTVSPPLLAYCQYIGVQLAHQVNPVLEQATFDLFCLLLAEQTCPYKRDPRLEPVIEAITRDLSAEHSLCTLAALACLSLTQFKKVFKASTGQTAQQYITRLRMEKAKALLTHTDLPVRLVAEQVGYRDLSAFSRRFHRYYGQPPSAFST, from the coding sequence GTGTCGCATCTGAATCGCCTGTCCATCCGAGCCTATACCCACCAGACGCGCAGCCACTACCATGAGTACCACCAACTGGTACTGCCACTGCATGGCACGATTGAAATCAAAGTCGGGGCCTATCACGGCAAAGTCAGTCCGGGAGACGGCGTCACGATTCAGGCCGGTGAGCAGCATGATTTTCGTGCCCGGGAGCAGGCCCGGTTCCTGGTTGCCGATTTAGCCCGGTTGCCGGAAAATCTGCGCAATACCCCGTCAGCCAAGTTTACGGTCAGCCCGCCGCTGCTGGCGTATTGCCAGTATATCGGGGTGCAGCTGGCGCATCAGGTCAACCCGGTCTTAGAACAAGCCACCTTTGACTTGTTCTGCCTGTTACTGGCCGAGCAAACCTGCCCGTATAAACGCGACCCGCGGCTGGAGCCGGTGATCGAAGCCATCACGCGCGATCTCAGCGCCGAACATTCCCTCTGCACGCTGGCCGCTCTTGCCTGCCTGAGCCTGACCCAGTTTAAGAAAGTCTTCAAAGCCAGCACCGGCCAGACGGCGCAGCAATACATCACCCGACTGCGGATGGAAAAAGCCAAAGCCTTGCTCACCCACACCGACCTGCCGGTCCGGTTGGTGGCCGAGCAAGTCGGCTACCGGGATCTATCTGCGTTCAGCCGTCGCTTTCACCGCTATTACGGCCAGCCGCCCTCGGCATTCTCGACCTGA
- a CDS encoding DMT family transporter, whose translation MATIFGILAVLLWGMLALLGTLTTGIPPFQLLSICFFISALLMFGKRLCRREPVFARPRLTRPQWLFGIIGLFGFHFCYFLALRQAPAIDVSLMVYIWPLLLALFVANRQTAGRAMVGGCLGFVGIALIFLGDGSLALDQAHWTGYLLALCCALIWSGYSWYLSRSDNSVEDIGWLSAAVAILSLLAHLGLENGHWELSGTEWLGALLLGLGPVGGAFYLWDLGLKRGNKSLLASLSFSAPLISSVLLALAGLHSWSINIVIALGLILTGALVNNWPKRVRRLSQPESA comes from the coding sequence ATGGCAACCATATTCGGTATTCTGGCCGTGCTGTTGTGGGGCATGCTTGCCCTGCTCGGCACCCTGACCACGGGGATCCCGCCTTTTCAGCTGCTCTCAATCTGTTTTTTCATTTCAGCGCTGCTGATGTTCGGCAAACGCCTTTGTCGTCGAGAGCCGGTATTTGCCCGGCCTCGTTTAACCCGGCCCCAGTGGCTCTTTGGCATCATCGGTTTGTTTGGCTTTCACTTTTGCTACTTCCTGGCGTTACGGCAGGCACCCGCCATTGACGTCAGCCTGATGGTCTATATCTGGCCGTTGCTGTTGGCCTTGTTCGTCGCCAACCGCCAAACGGCGGGCAGAGCTATGGTCGGCGGATGTCTCGGGTTTGTCGGGATTGCGTTGATTTTCCTCGGCGACGGCAGCCTGGCGCTGGATCAGGCCCACTGGACGGGCTATCTGCTGGCTCTGTGCTGCGCGCTGATCTGGTCCGGCTATTCCTGGTATCTCTCGCGCTCAGATAACTCAGTTGAGGACATTGGCTGGCTGTCGGCGGCTGTGGCGATCCTGTCTTTGCTGGCGCATCTGGGGCTGGAAAACGGTCACTGGGAATTGAGCGGCACAGAATGGCTCGGCGCACTGTTGCTGGGTCTGGGACCGGTCGGCGGGGCGTTTTACTTATGGGATCTCGGGCTGAAACGGGGGAACAAGTCCCTGCTGGCCTCACTCAGCTTCAGTGCCCCGCTGATCTCTTCAGTACTACTAGCACTGGCCGGGCTTCATAGCTGGTCGATTAATATTGTCATTGCGCTGGGTTTGATTCTGACCGGCGCACTGGTGAACAACTGGCCCAAGCGTGTCCGGCGTCTGTCCCAACCTGAGAGCGCTTAA
- a CDS encoding GNAT family N-acetyltransferase — protein MLELNTPQLHLRQIQPTDWPLFAELQQEPTVMKYVGDPLPFAELEMKFTSRLPPWQPGAAHWLCLVVIEKDTQRPVGITGFLPDETAAGQAEVGFMLLPDHQGKGYGTASLSAVVGYARQIGMTALTATVTEGNDASCRVLEKCGFAFVERIPDAYEIGGRRYADLIYRCPLNRYAA, from the coding sequence ATGCTCGAATTGAATACGCCGCAGTTACATCTGCGCCAAATCCAACCCACGGACTGGCCTTTGTTTGCTGAGCTGCAGCAAGAACCGACGGTGATGAAATATGTCGGGGATCCGCTGCCGTTTGCTGAGCTGGAAATGAAATTTACCAGCCGCCTGCCGCCCTGGCAGCCCGGCGCTGCACACTGGTTGTGCTTGGTGGTGATCGAAAAGGACACGCAGCGGCCGGTCGGGATCACCGGCTTTTTACCGGATGAAACCGCTGCCGGGCAAGCGGAAGTCGGATTTATGCTGTTGCCGGACCATCAGGGCAAAGGGTATGGCACGGCGTCACTCTCGGCGGTGGTCGGTTATGCCCGGCAGATCGGAATGACGGCGCTGACGGCCACGGTGACCGAAGGCAATGATGCTTCGTGCCGGGTGCTGGAGAAATGCGGTTTTGCGTTCGTGGAGCGGATCCCGGATGCCTATGAGATTGGTGGTCGCCGCTATGCCGATTTGATTTATCGCTGTCCGCTCAATCGATACGCGGCCTGA
- the lhgO gene encoding L-2-hydroxyglutarate oxidase produces the protein MTKIYDYIIVGGGIVGISTAWQLRQRHPDKSILMVEKEDGLSRHQTGHNSGVIHAGVYYAPGSLKANFCKAGVEKTLDFCHKHQIPVENCGKLLVATNAQEVERMHALFERCQQNGIAVELLDQAGLAEKEPNITGLGAIWVPSTSIVNYRQITEKMAEEFLALGGEIARRTEVVGLAEDDRQITVSCKSDGQPLTLHSRFLISCSGLMADRLTKMLNLDTDFQIIPYRGEYYRLAPKFNQIVNHLIYPIPDPDLPFLGVHLTRMIDGSVTVGPNAVQGWKREGYGRLNFSLKDISEMLRFSGFWKVTAKHLKTGLIETKNSWWKPGYLKLVNKYCPQIQLGDLQPYPTGIRAQAVLKDGTLVHDFLFAESPRSLHVCNAPSPAATSAIPIGEYICGKVEAKVGDIPKEAAAEPASESAAEPV, from the coding sequence GTGACTAAAATTTATGACTACATCATTGTCGGCGGCGGAATCGTCGGCATCTCAACGGCCTGGCAGCTACGCCAGCGCCATCCGGATAAATCCATCCTGATGGTGGAAAAAGAAGACGGCCTGTCCCGTCACCAGACCGGTCACAACAGCGGCGTGATCCACGCCGGGGTGTATTACGCGCCGGGCAGCCTGAAGGCCAACTTCTGTAAAGCCGGGGTCGAGAAAACCCTCGACTTTTGCCACAAACACCAAATTCCGGTGGAAAACTGCGGCAAACTCCTGGTAGCAACCAATGCGCAGGAAGTCGAGCGCATGCATGCTCTGTTTGAGCGTTGCCAGCAAAACGGCATTGCCGTCGAATTATTGGATCAGGCCGGATTGGCAGAAAAAGAGCCCAACATCACCGGGCTGGGCGCCATTTGGGTGCCTTCGACCAGCATCGTCAACTATCGCCAGATCACCGAGAAAATGGCCGAGGAATTTCTCGCGCTTGGCGGTGAAATTGCCCGGCGCACGGAAGTCGTGGGGCTGGCGGAAGACGACCGCCAGATCACTGTTTCGTGTAAAAGCGACGGGCAACCCCTGACGCTGCACAGCCGCTTTCTGATCAGTTGCTCCGGCCTGATGGCCGATCGCCTGACCAAAATGCTGAACCTTGACACCGATTTTCAGATCATTCCCTATCGCGGCGAATACTATCGTCTGGCGCCGAAATTCAATCAGATCGTTAATCACCTGATCTATCCGATCCCGGATCCGGACCTGCCGTTTCTCGGCGTCCACCTGACCCGGATGATCGACGGCAGTGTGACCGTCGGACCAAACGCGGTGCAGGGCTGGAAGCGGGAAGGTTACGGCCGGTTGAACTTCAGCCTGAAAGATATCAGCGAGATGCTGCGTTTCAGCGGCTTCTGGAAAGTCACGGCCAAACACCTGAAAACCGGCCTGATTGAAACCAAGAATTCATGGTGGAAACCGGGGTATCTCAAGCTGGTCAATAAATACTGCCCGCAGATCCAACTCGGGGACTTGCAGCCGTATCCGACCGGGATCCGCGCCCAGGCGGTGCTGAAAGACGGTACTTTGGTGCATGACTTTTTGTTTGCAGAAAGTCCGCGCAGCCTGCACGTGTGCAACGCGCCGTCACCGGCGGCGACCTCGGCGATCCCGATCGGCGAATACATTTGCGGCAAGGTCGAAGCCAAGGTGGGTGATATCCCAAAGGAAGCGGCAGCGGAGCCGGCGTCTGAATCGGCGGCTGAACCGGTCTGA
- a CDS encoding TAXI family TRAP transporter solute-binding subunit: protein MLKKTLLKSLVIATTLGLASAATQAAENRSYIMATASTGGTYYPVGVAIATLSKIKLEPQHHFSLAAISSAGSGENVKLLNENEAQFAILQGLYGAWAWNGEGGFKNSGPQKDLRSVTMLWQNVEHFTVRADLAKTGTIADLNQLDGKKFSIGKKNSGTEGSGRQILSGLNINPDSFNLAYLGYGASADALQNGAIDGMNTPAGVPVSAVTRAFAAMGEKIKLLSFTDAQLKQANSQYNLWSRYTIPANTYPGQTEAVNTITQPNFLAVRKDISDDDVYLLTKAIYENLAFLNGIHKATRAMAIEQAINGLPVPLHPGAARFYQEMGINVPSELIAQ from the coding sequence ATGTTGAAAAAGACCTTATTGAAATCCCTGGTGATCGCGACCACCCTGGGCCTTGCGAGCGCCGCAACTCAGGCCGCCGAGAACCGCAGCTATATCATGGCGACCGCGTCCACCGGCGGTACCTATTATCCGGTCGGGGTCGCCATTGCAACCCTCAGTAAGATCAAGCTCGAGCCACAGCACCATTTTTCACTGGCTGCCATCAGCTCCGCCGGATCGGGCGAGAACGTGAAACTGCTCAATGAAAACGAAGCCCAGTTTGCGATTCTGCAAGGTCTGTACGGCGCCTGGGCCTGGAATGGCGAGGGCGGCTTCAAAAACAGCGGACCGCAGAAAGATCTCCGCTCCGTCACCATGCTGTGGCAAAACGTCGAGCACTTTACCGTCCGAGCCGATCTGGCCAAAACCGGCACCATTGCGGACCTCAACCAACTGGACGGCAAGAAATTTTCCATCGGGAAGAAGAATTCCGGCACCGAAGGGTCGGGACGTCAGATCCTTTCCGGCCTGAACATCAACCCGGATAGCTTTAACCTGGCCTACCTCGGCTATGGTGCCAGCGCCGATGCACTGCAAAACGGTGCGATTGACGGCATGAACACCCCGGCAGGCGTACCGGTCAGTGCGGTGACCCGCGCGTTTGCGGCCATGGGCGAAAAAATCAAGCTGCTGTCTTTCACCGACGCGCAGCTCAAGCAAGCCAACAGCCAGTACAACCTGTGGTCCCGCTACACCATTCCGGCCAATACCTATCCGGGTCAAACCGAAGCGGTCAACACCATCACCCAACCGAACTTCCTGGCGGTGCGCAAAGACATTTCAGACGATGATGTCTATCTGCTGACCAAGGCGATTTACGAGAACCTGGCGTTCCTCAACGGTATCCACAAAGCCACCAGAGCCATGGCGATTGAACAAGCCATCAACGGCCTTCCGGTGCCGCTACACCCGGGCGCAGCGCGCTTCTATCAGGAAATGGGGATCAATGTCCCATCTGAGTTGATTGCCCAGTAA
- a CDS encoding DUF2254 domain-containing protein: protein MKIQLQNWWEGVRTSFWFVPGGLVLIAMGTAHSLIVFDQLIELAVLRQFSFLYFGGPEGARVILSTLAGSMVTVAGVVFSITIVALTLASSQFGPRLLRNFMQDTGTQYVLGIFIATFIYCLFVLSAVNTEEEKAFVPYLSVNVALGLAVLNVGVLIYFIHHVSVSIQADQVVATVYDELVASIELFFPEPLQYESQPLAVPDFVEQTSAIRPITATGDGYLQAVDYAALLQSAAESDCFYDVRFRPGDFITCGVTLVAAIPRDPEHACSSDPETLEAEARQIRQAFVCGALRTAEQDPEFALNQMVEIALRALSPGINDPFTAMTCIDRLGAVLSLLTRRQFPHPLRCQEAEQICCRFRSVSYTGMVNAAFDQIRQGARGNVAVSIRLLEALATVAKHCRTSEQQQAVSHQAEMIWRSGQDAVTEAADLRELQSRYQLVVELLQWMSR from the coding sequence GTGAAAATACAATTACAAAATTGGTGGGAAGGCGTACGGACCAGCTTCTGGTTTGTGCCGGGCGGGCTGGTGTTGATCGCCATGGGGACAGCCCACAGCCTGATTGTTTTCGACCAGCTGATCGAACTGGCGGTGCTCCGTCAGTTCAGCTTTCTTTATTTTGGCGGACCGGAAGGCGCCCGGGTGATTTTGTCCACGCTGGCGGGGTCGATGGTCACGGTGGCCGGGGTGGTGTTTTCGATCACGATTGTGGCACTGACGCTGGCGTCTTCCCAGTTCGGTCCCCGTTTGCTGCGAAACTTCATGCAAGATACCGGCACTCAGTATGTGCTGGGGATCTTCATCGCCACGTTTATTTATTGCCTGTTTGTGCTCAGCGCCGTCAATACGGAAGAGGAGAAGGCATTTGTCCCGTACCTGTCCGTGAATGTGGCGCTGGGGCTGGCGGTGCTCAATGTCGGGGTGCTGATCTATTTTATTCATCATGTGTCGGTGTCGATTCAGGCCGATCAGGTGGTGGCGACCGTCTATGATGAGTTGGTCGCCAGCATCGAACTGTTTTTTCCGGAGCCGTTGCAGTATGAATCGCAACCCTTGGCGGTCCCTGACTTTGTCGAACAGACCTCTGCGATCCGGCCGATCACTGCCACGGGTGACGGCTACCTGCAAGCGGTCGATTATGCGGCTTTATTGCAGTCGGCGGCTGAATCTGACTGTTTTTACGATGTCCGTTTTCGACCCGGCGATTTCATCACCTGCGGGGTGACGCTGGTGGCGGCGATCCCGCGTGATCCCGAACACGCGTGTTCATCAGATCCGGAAACGCTGGAGGCGGAAGCGCGGCAAATCCGGCAGGCCTTTGTCTGCGGCGCGCTACGTACCGCCGAGCAAGATCCGGAATTTGCCCTCAACCAGATGGTCGAGATTGCTCTGCGGGCATTATCCCCCGGGATCAATGATCCCTTTACCGCGATGACCTGTATCGATCGGCTGGGAGCGGTGCTGAGTTTGCTCACCCGGCGCCAGTTTCCGCACCCATTGCGATGCCAGGAAGCGGAACAAATCTGCTGTCGGTTTCGCAGCGTCAGCTATACCGGGATGGTGAATGCGGCATTTGATCAAATCCGCCAGGGGGCGAGAGGCAATGTTGCGGTTTCGATCCGGCTGCTGGAAGCTCTGGCAACGGTTGCCAAACATTGCCGAACATCGGAGCAGCAACAGGCGGTCAGTCATCAGGCTGAGATGATCTGGCGCTCTGGCCAGGATGCCGTGACTGAGGCTGCCGACTTGCGGGAATTGCAGTCCCGCTATCAACTGGTAGTTGAGTTATTGCAGTGGATGAGCCGGTAA
- a CDS encoding ABC-F family ATP-binding cassette domain-containing protein, whose protein sequence is MAMSASIMTAHALAVYHHNGEALFSGVSFSLEHQITGLVGKNGAGKSVLAGILSQQIQPDAGTVRSSANIGCLAQLTNITQRREMGSVAAFLGLETKLQALARIEHGSCAPEDFELVGDDWEIREVLRARLSAIGLPPDPFQPCQALSGGELIRLQLWQLFEGDYDFLILDEPSNHLDQAGRCWLIQQLHQYCGGVLLISHDRQLLREVDRILELTAEGMCQYGGNYTDYVEEKARQQGAASRALASAENQVTQLRRQHQRSQEKAQQRAVTGKKERRSGSQPKMLLDGKREGAQLSASARKVQFSRQLAAAEQRVSEHKARYVQDKPLQLKVNAAEKRLSAVLDVTQLTLRYGQHAPISFRLTFGDRVHLTGPNGCGKSTLLKTLLGELQPTAGEAHCRASLCYLDQHFSLLDEAQTVLANLQRLCPDYTETELRTMAAGVGFRRQRAELPVGRLSGGERMKVALLVISHQPGETLLLLDEPDNHLDLVAKQMLARALHDHQGPMILVSHDPDFVADVGVQDCLALEPLEKVSP, encoded by the coding sequence ATGGCGATGTCTGCTTCAATCATGACCGCCCATGCGTTGGCGGTTTATCATCACAACGGCGAAGCGCTGTTTTCCGGCGTGAGTTTTTCACTTGAACACCAGATCACCGGTCTGGTCGGCAAAAACGGCGCCGGTAAATCGGTGCTGGCCGGCATTTTATCGCAACAGATCCAACCGGATGCCGGTACTGTCCGCAGTTCAGCCAACATCGGTTGTCTGGCGCAGCTCACTAACATAACGCAGCGCCGCGAGATGGGAAGCGTTGCGGCTTTTCTGGGGTTAGAGACCAAGCTGCAGGCCTTGGCGCGGATCGAGCACGGCAGTTGCGCGCCCGAAGATTTTGAACTGGTCGGTGATGATTGGGAGATCCGCGAAGTCCTTCGCGCTAGGCTGAGCGCCATCGGGCTGCCGCCGGATCCGTTTCAGCCTTGTCAGGCGCTCAGTGGCGGCGAACTGATCCGCTTGCAGCTCTGGCAGTTGTTTGAAGGCGACTACGACTTTCTGATCCTGGATGAGCCGAGCAACCATTTGGATCAGGCGGGGCGATGCTGGTTGATCCAGCAGTTGCACCAGTATTGCGGCGGGGTGTTGCTGATCAGCCACGACCGCCAACTGCTGCGGGAAGTGGATCGTATTCTGGAACTGACGGCTGAAGGGATGTGCCAGTACGGCGGCAATTACACGGATTATGTCGAGGAGAAAGCGCGGCAGCAGGGCGCAGCTAGCCGGGCGCTGGCCAGTGCGGAAAACCAGGTAACGCAGTTGCGTCGCCAACACCAGCGCAGTCAGGAAAAAGCCCAGCAACGGGCGGTGACGGGCAAGAAGGAGCGGCGCTCCGGTAGTCAGCCCAAGATGTTGCTCGATGGTAAACGAGAAGGCGCACAGCTGTCCGCCTCGGCGCGCAAGGTTCAGTTCTCCCGGCAATTGGCAGCGGCCGAGCAACGCGTCAGCGAGCACAAGGCCCGATATGTTCAGGACAAACCACTGCAACTGAAGGTCAATGCGGCTGAAAAGCGGCTCTCGGCGGTGCTGGATGTGACGCAACTGACACTCCGCTACGGACAGCATGCGCCTATCAGTTTCAGGTTAACTTTTGGCGATCGGGTACATCTGACCGGCCCGAACGGCTGCGGCAAGTCGACCTTGCTCAAAACCTTGCTCGGTGAGTTGCAACCCACGGCGGGGGAGGCCCATTGCCGGGCCAGCCTGTGTTACCTGGATCAGCATTTTAGTTTGCTGGATGAAGCCCAGACGGTGCTGGCCAACTTGCAGCGGCTGTGTCCGGATTATACGGAGACTGAGCTGCGCACCATGGCCGCCGGGGTCGGGTTTCGTCGGCAGCGGGCGGAATTACCGGTCGGGCGGCTCAGCGGCGGCGAGCGCATGAAAGTGGCACTGTTGGTGATTAGTCATCAGCCGGGCGAGACTTTGTTGTTGCTTGATGAGCCGGATAATCACCTGGACCTGGTGGCGAAGCAGATGCTGGCCCGGGCGCTGCACGACCACCAAGGCCCGATGATTCTGGTGAGCCATGATCCTGACTTTGTGGCAGACGTGGGGGTTCAGGATTGCCTGGCACTTGAGCCGCTTGAAAAAGTATCACCCTGA
- a CDS encoding winged helix-turn-helix transcriptional regulator codes for MAASNQTGKRVFVQSADCPIRDVVAQIGDKWSILILFSLVDGPDRFNSLKSRIEGISQRMLTQTLRDLERDGFVNRTVYSEVPVKVEYELTELGKGLTKSVWGLVSWADAHHDDIRAARQHYDAKKQ; via the coding sequence ATGGCTGCGAGTAATCAAACGGGCAAAAGAGTCTTCGTACAAAGTGCAGACTGCCCTATTCGTGATGTCGTTGCGCAGATCGGTGATAAGTGGTCAATCTTGATCCTATTCAGCCTTGTTGACGGGCCTGATCGATTCAACTCCCTGAAATCAAGAATTGAAGGGATTTCGCAACGCATGTTGACACAAACATTACGGGACCTGGAACGGGATGGCTTTGTGAACCGGACGGTATATTCCGAAGTCCCGGTAAAAGTGGAGTATGAATTAACTGAGCTCGGAAAAGGACTAACCAAGTCGGTCTGGGGACTGGTGTCGTGGGCGGATGCGCACCATGACGACATTCGAGCAGCGCGCCAACATTATGATGCAAAAAAACAATAG